One part of the Vicia villosa cultivar HV-30 ecotype Madison, WI linkage group LG6, Vvil1.0, whole genome shotgun sequence genome encodes these proteins:
- the LOC131614043 gene encoding uncharacterized protein LOC131614043, which yields MDITSLFPEVTINNLQQADCATKALPDTIPPSSVTVPKHSNGKSFAQALKGVCDIPSSQLPQPIIKGDRPSITIPEDEYKAGIEECKNNLHGRIICPKGSSLLTVVALRSKLSALEPDVKCWGFLSLGKGYYEFTFSSTEDMRRVRASGSISLNPGILKLFAWTRDFNPSLQNNTSAQVWVRFFGLSQEYWRPRILFAIASCVGTPIC from the coding sequence ATGGATATTACCTCCCTTTTTCCAGAAGTTACAATCAATAATCTACAGCAGGCTGATTGTGCTACCAAGGCTTTACCTGATACCATTCCTCCCTCCTCCGTGACGGTTCCTAAACATTCCAATGGCAAATCTTTTGCTCAAGCTTTAAAAGGGGTTTGTGACATTCCTTCCTCTCAACTTCCGCAGCCTATAATCAAAGGGGACAGACCTTCTATCACCATTCCAGAAGATGAATACAAAGCCGGTATAGAAGAATGCAAAAACAACCTTCATGGAAGAATTATTTGCCCAAAAGGCTCTTCGCTGCTCACGGTTGTTGCACTTCGTTCGAAGCTCTCTGCTTTGGAGCCGGATGTGAAATGTTGGGGATTCTTATCTCTGGGAAAAGGTTATTATGAATTTACCTTCTCAAGCACTGAGGACATGAGAAGAGTTCGAGCATCCGGATCCATTAGTCTTAATCCCGGTATTCTCAAACTGTTTGCGTGGACTAGAGACTTTAATCCGTCTCTCCAAAATAATACTTCGGCTCAAGTATGGGTGCGTTTCTTTGGGCTTTCGCAAGAATATTGGAGGCCTCGTATTCTGTTTGCGATTGCAAGTTGCGTGGGTACTcctatatgttag